A window from Mangifera indica cultivar Alphonso chromosome 2, CATAS_Mindica_2.1, whole genome shotgun sequence encodes these proteins:
- the LOC123208956 gene encoding uncharacterized protein LOC123208956 isoform X3 — protein sequence MDLTLKNIISRKIWDDHLPSSSFQNLKQLTLWRCAKIKFVFPYAITKNLQQLQYLVIKDCIDLEEIVAIAEGLEAAANVVFPQVTVMVLENLPELATFYPGINALEWPKLKELVVKDCQKFKMFTSEPKSLCLDQKDISLDLKLLTLKDDNSIEICYNQHPTSFYQNLTHLTLRNCENIKYVFPSYIVKSLHQLQQLKIQNCKVLKEIIAKEDEATAVVDFVFSNITSLKLEDLPELTAFYPGKYTLELPKLKELLVKDCTKYLSFKKNNVETECDILDPKSILQNNKINFNLELFQLYDGETNIRWHGQFRTLTINKDNSTNIPLRLFQRFGNVRELRLFSNQYINIKSPYDLPNLEVLDVYFHNRLMSLVLFSVFFQNLKVLKVSSCHGLMKLFTPSMARSLVQLRELGISYCKMLTEIVENEGDATTSSEIVFNNLNKLSLEWLYSLTCFCSGNYSFSFPSLEELKIEIASIWIFFVKEAYLHQS from the exons ATGGACTTGACATTGAAGAATATTATTTCTAGAAAGATCTGGGATGACCATCTTCCATCTTCCtcctttcaaaatttgaaacaattgaCATTGTGGAGATGtgcaaagataaaatttgtgtttcCTTATGCCATAACCAAAAACCTCCAGCAACTCCAATACCTTGTGATAAAGGATTGCATTGATTTAGAGGAAATTGTTGCTATAGCAGAAGGATTAGAAGCAGCTGCCAATGTTGTCTTTCCGCAAGTAACTGTAATGGTGCTTGAAAATCTACCCGAACTTGCAACTTTCTATCCTGGAATAAATGCTTTAGAATGGCCAAAATTGAAAGAGTTGGTGGTGAAAGATTGTCAAAAATTTAAGATGTTCACTTCAGAGCCAAAGTCCCTGTGCTTGGAccaaaag GACATCTCCCTTGATTTGAAGTTGTTGACATTGAAAGATGATAATTCTATAGAGATTTGCTATAACCAACATCCAACTTctttctatcaaaatttgacacattTGACTTTGCGGAATTGTGAAAACATAAAATACGTGTTTCCATCTTACATTGTCAAAAGCCTCCACCAACTCCAACAACTAAAGATTCAAAATTGCAAGGTTTTAAAGGAGATTATTGCAAAAGAAGATGAAGCAACTGCAGTTGTCGATTTTGTCTTTTCGAATATAACCTCATTGAAGCTTGAAGATCTACCAGAACTTACAGCCTTCTACCCTGGAAAATATACTTTAGAATTGCCAAAGTTAAAAGAGTTGTTGGTCAAGGATTGTACCAAatacttgagcttcaaaaaaaataatgtggAGACTGAGTGTGATATTTTAGATCCAAAATCTATCTTGCAGAACAATAAG ATTAACTTCAATTTGGagttatttcaattatatgatggtgAGACAAATATTCGTTGGCACGGTCAATTTAGAACTCTTACAATCAATAAAGATAACTCTACGAATATTCCACTTCGActctttcaaagatttggaaaTGTGAGAGAGCTCCGACTATTTTCAAATCAATACATAAACATTAAGAGCCCATATGATCTTCCAAATCTTGAAGTGCTAGATGTATATTTCCATAACAGATTGATGAGTCTAGTCCTATTCTCAGtttttttccaaaatcttaAAGTTCTGAAGGTAAGTTCATGCCACGGATTAATGAAGTTATTTACACCTTCAATGGCTAGAAGTTTGGTGCAGTTGAGAGAATTGGGCATATCATATTGTAAAATGCTGACTGAAATAGTAGAAAATGAGGGAGATGCAACAACAAGTagtgaaattgtttttaacaatttgaacaAGTTGTCACTTGAATGGTTATATAGTCTCACATGCTTTTGCTCCGGAAATTACTCCTTTAGTTTTCCATCTCTAGAAGAGTTAAAGATTGAAATTGCCTCAATTTGGATATTTTTTGTCAAGGAAGCTTATCTACACCAAAGTTAG
- the LOC123208956 gene encoding uncharacterized protein LOC123208956 isoform X1 translates to MDLTLKNIISRKIWDDHLPSSSFQNLKQLTLWRCAKIKFVFPYAITKNLQQLQYLVIKDCIDLEEIVAIAEGLEAAANVVFPQVTVMVLENLPELATFYPGINALEWPKLKELVVKDCQKFKMFTSEPKSLCLDQKINHDLAIFQLKDGLEEIGWVSWSKVLKISYYKSTHIPLGLQRFENLTFLYVNHCHKLVNFTTASIAGSLVRLKELSISDCSMLTEIVENDGDTTTIEIVFEKLYKVSLNRLESLTCFCSGNYSFTFPSLKELFITECPNLNTFFRGISSNSELNLQSHEIMPFFNEKVIFPNLKVLELMNISLERIWDSQLSTSSYQNLTHLKELVVEDCHKFKMVASEPKSLCLDQKDISLDLKLLTLKDDNSIEICYNQHPTSFYQNLTHLTLRNCENIKYVFPSYIVKSLHQLQQLKIQNCKVLKEIIAKEDEATAVVDFVFSNITSLKLEDLPELTAFYPGKYTLELPKLKELLVKDCTKYLSFKKNNVETECDILDPKSILQNNKINFNLELFQLYDGETNIRWHGQFRTLTINKDNSTNIPLRLFQRFGNVRELRLFSNQYINIKSPYDLPNLEVLDVYFHNRLMSLVLFSVFFQNLKVLKVSSCHGLMKLFTPSMARSLVQLRELGISYCKMLTEIVENEGDATTSSEIVFNNLNKLSLEWLYSLTCFCSGNYSFSFPSLEELKIEIASIWIFFVKEAYLHQS, encoded by the exons ATGGACTTGACATTGAAGAATATTATTTCTAGAAAGATCTGGGATGACCATCTTCCATCTTCCtcctttcaaaatttgaaacaattgaCATTGTGGAGATGtgcaaagataaaatttgtgtttcCTTATGCCATAACCAAAAACCTCCAGCAACTCCAATACCTTGTGATAAAGGATTGCATTGATTTAGAGGAAATTGTTGCTATAGCAGAAGGATTAGAAGCAGCTGCCAATGTTGTCTTTCCGCAAGTAACTGTAATGGTGCTTGAAAATCTACCCGAACTTGCAACTTTCTATCCTGGAATAAATGCTTTAGAATGGCCAAAATTGAAAGAGTTGGTGGTGAAAGATTGTCAAAAATTTAAGATGTTCACTTCAGAGCCAAAGTCCCTGTGCTTGGAccaaaag ATCAACCATGATTTGGCGATATTTCAATTAAAGGATGGTCTGGAAGAGATTGGTTGGGTTAGTTGGTCTAAAGTTCTTAAAATCTCCTATTATAAGTCAACACATATTCCACTTGGGCTCCaaagatttgaaaatcttaCATTTCTTTATGTTAACCATTGTCATAAGTTAGTTAACTTCACAACAGCTTCAATAGCTGGAAGTTTGGTGCGGTTGAAAGAATTGAGCATATCAGATTGTTCAATGTTGACTGAAATAGTAGAAAATGACGGAGATACAACAacaattgaaattgtttttgaaaaattgtataAGGTGTCACTTAATCGGTTGGAAAGTCTCACATGCTTCTGCTCAGGGAATTACTCTTTCACTTTCCCATCATTGAAAGAGTTATTTATCACAGAATGTCCCAATTTGAACACTTTCTTCAGAGGAATCTCAAGCAATTCTGAATTAAATTTGCAGTCCCATGAAATTATGccattttttaatgaaaag GTTATATTCCCTAATTTAAAGGTCTTAGAATTGATGAATATTAGTCTTGAAAGGATTTGGGACAGTCaactttcaacttcttcttatcaaaatttgacacacttGAAAGAGTTGGTTGTGGAAGATTGTCATAAATTTAAGATGGTTGCTTCAGAGCCAAAATCCTTGTGCTTGGACCAAAAG GACATCTCCCTTGATTTGAAGTTGTTGACATTGAAAGATGATAATTCTATAGAGATTTGCTATAACCAACATCCAACTTctttctatcaaaatttgacacattTGACTTTGCGGAATTGTGAAAACATAAAATACGTGTTTCCATCTTACATTGTCAAAAGCCTCCACCAACTCCAACAACTAAAGATTCAAAATTGCAAGGTTTTAAAGGAGATTATTGCAAAAGAAGATGAAGCAACTGCAGTTGTCGATTTTGTCTTTTCGAATATAACCTCATTGAAGCTTGAAGATCTACCAGAACTTACAGCCTTCTACCCTGGAAAATATACTTTAGAATTGCCAAAGTTAAAAGAGTTGTTGGTCAAGGATTGTACCAAatacttgagcttcaaaaaaaataatgtggAGACTGAGTGTGATATTTTAGATCCAAAATCTATCTTGCAGAACAATAAG ATTAACTTCAATTTGGagttatttcaattatatgatggtgAGACAAATATTCGTTGGCACGGTCAATTTAGAACTCTTACAATCAATAAAGATAACTCTACGAATATTCCACTTCGActctttcaaagatttggaaaTGTGAGAGAGCTCCGACTATTTTCAAATCAATACATAAACATTAAGAGCCCATATGATCTTCCAAATCTTGAAGTGCTAGATGTATATTTCCATAACAGATTGATGAGTCTAGTCCTATTCTCAGtttttttccaaaatcttaAAGTTCTGAAGGTAAGTTCATGCCACGGATTAATGAAGTTATTTACACCTTCAATGGCTAGAAGTTTGGTGCAGTTGAGAGAATTGGGCATATCATATTGTAAAATGCTGACTGAAATAGTAGAAAATGAGGGAGATGCAACAACAAGTagtgaaattgtttttaacaatttgaacaAGTTGTCACTTGAATGGTTATATAGTCTCACATGCTTTTGCTCCGGAAATTACTCCTTTAGTTTTCCATCTCTAGAAGAGTTAAAGATTGAAATTGCCTCAATTTGGATATTTTTTGTCAAGGAAGCTTATCTACACCAAAGTTAG
- the LOC123208956 gene encoding uncharacterized protein LOC123208956 isoform X2 has translation MDLTLKNIISRKIWDDHLPSSSFQNLKQLTLWRCAKIKFVFPYAITKNLQQLQYLVIKDCIDLEEIVAIAEGLEAAANVVFPQVTVMVLENLPELATFYPGINALEWPKLKELVVKDCQKFKMFTSEPKSLCLDQKINHDLAIFQLKDGLEEIGWVSWSKVLKISYYKSTHIPLGLQRFENLTFLYVNHCHKLVNFTTASIAGSLVRLKELSISDCSMLTEIVENDGDTTTIEIVFEKLYKVSLNRLESLTCFCSGNYSFTFPSLKELFITECPNLNTFFRGISSNSELNLQSHEIMPFFNEKVIFPNLKVLELMNISLERIWDSQLSTSSYQNLTHLKELVVEDCHKFKMVASEPKSLCLDQKDISLDLKLLTLKDDNSIEICYNQHPTSFYQNLTHLTLRNCENIKYVFPSYIVKSLHQLQQLKIQNCKVLKEIIAKEDEATAVVDFVFSNITSLKLEDLPELTAFYPGKYTLELPKLKELLVKDCTKYLSFKKNNVETECDILDPKSILQNNKAEIGENDLNTTIQQKHKKEVGSL, from the exons ATGGACTTGACATTGAAGAATATTATTTCTAGAAAGATCTGGGATGACCATCTTCCATCTTCCtcctttcaaaatttgaaacaattgaCATTGTGGAGATGtgcaaagataaaatttgtgtttcCTTATGCCATAACCAAAAACCTCCAGCAACTCCAATACCTTGTGATAAAGGATTGCATTGATTTAGAGGAAATTGTTGCTATAGCAGAAGGATTAGAAGCAGCTGCCAATGTTGTCTTTCCGCAAGTAACTGTAATGGTGCTTGAAAATCTACCCGAACTTGCAACTTTCTATCCTGGAATAAATGCTTTAGAATGGCCAAAATTGAAAGAGTTGGTGGTGAAAGATTGTCAAAAATTTAAGATGTTCACTTCAGAGCCAAAGTCCCTGTGCTTGGAccaaaag ATCAACCATGATTTGGCGATATTTCAATTAAAGGATGGTCTGGAAGAGATTGGTTGGGTTAGTTGGTCTAAAGTTCTTAAAATCTCCTATTATAAGTCAACACATATTCCACTTGGGCTCCaaagatttgaaaatcttaCATTTCTTTATGTTAACCATTGTCATAAGTTAGTTAACTTCACAACAGCTTCAATAGCTGGAAGTTTGGTGCGGTTGAAAGAATTGAGCATATCAGATTGTTCAATGTTGACTGAAATAGTAGAAAATGACGGAGATACAACAacaattgaaattgtttttgaaaaattgtataAGGTGTCACTTAATCGGTTGGAAAGTCTCACATGCTTCTGCTCAGGGAATTACTCTTTCACTTTCCCATCATTGAAAGAGTTATTTATCACAGAATGTCCCAATTTGAACACTTTCTTCAGAGGAATCTCAAGCAATTCTGAATTAAATTTGCAGTCCCATGAAATTATGccattttttaatgaaaag GTTATATTCCCTAATTTAAAGGTCTTAGAATTGATGAATATTAGTCTTGAAAGGATTTGGGACAGTCaactttcaacttcttcttatcaaaatttgacacacttGAAAGAGTTGGTTGTGGAAGATTGTCATAAATTTAAGATGGTTGCTTCAGAGCCAAAATCCTTGTGCTTGGACCAAAAG GACATCTCCCTTGATTTGAAGTTGTTGACATTGAAAGATGATAATTCTATAGAGATTTGCTATAACCAACATCCAACTTctttctatcaaaatttgacacattTGACTTTGCGGAATTGTGAAAACATAAAATACGTGTTTCCATCTTACATTGTCAAAAGCCTCCACCAACTCCAACAACTAAAGATTCAAAATTGCAAGGTTTTAAAGGAGATTATTGCAAAAGAAGATGAAGCAACTGCAGTTGTCGATTTTGTCTTTTCGAATATAACCTCATTGAAGCTTGAAGATCTACCAGAACTTACAGCCTTCTACCCTGGAAAATATACTTTAGAATTGCCAAAGTTAAAAGAGTTGTTGGTCAAGGATTGTACCAAatacttgagcttcaaaaaaaataatgtggAGACTGAGTGTGATATTTTAGATCCAAAATCTATCTTGCAGAACAATAAG GCTGAGATTGGGGAGAATGACTtaaatacaactatacaacaaaaacacaaaaaagag GTTGGCTCCCTTTGA